TATAGTTTATACACATGCAACTTATTGGCATCGCTCAGCTCGCAGCACTTGGCACAGAAACATGGTAGCGTAAATGTTGTGGGCACATACGTGCTGACCTTCTCCATGCCGCCCGAGAAGCGATTCAGCTGGATGACCAATAGGCGTGGCAGCACTTCGTACGAAATGGAGCGTATGGCCTCTGTGTAACCAGTACACTGGTTGCAACTGTATTTGTTATCGCCGCGAAAATATTCACGCGTAATGCACGAGTTCTGCAAGAATTAAAGAAAAGAGTTAATTGGGGAATCACAGAGTCGAATGCTCCAACTTACCTGTATATAGGAGCTGGGCTTTTCCTGAAGCTCGGCATTATCATAGCCTGAAATCGGCACAGGCACCGAAATGTCGAGCATGCCCTGCTTCTGTCGCGTAATTGTCTCACAGCTCAGGCACTTGGTTGTCAGCACCACAATGCCTTCGAAATCGCTGCTAAAGAAGTTGAGATTAAGCTCACGTATGCGCTCCTCTAATCGCATCTTATCCTTCAGCAGACTAGCCGTATTCATTTCATCATCACTGGAATATTTTGCTGATGCGGGTGCGTTCGATGACactggagctgaagctgaagctggagctggaCCTGGAGCTGGGGTGGCGGCGACAGCGCTAGCACCGCTGAGATCGACTGTATTCAAATAGAAAAGACTATTGGAGGCAGCATGCGGCGGTGGCATGGAACCGGAGCTGGTTGTCGGACTGTTGTCCTTTAGCGGCGACTGCACACGGTTCGCCTTTGATGATTTCACTTCATCTTTTCTCTTTGATTTGCGTGAGAAAAacgatgtttttgttgttgttgtggtactTTGCGTTTGACTAGTTGTTATCGATCCGTTACCAAAGGCGCTTAACAAAGCATGGTTGCCCACATCAGAACGTTCCAGAGCATCGACTGTGTCTGTCTCGTCAGGATTGGCAATGTAGCTGTGAATATGAAacgttttattaatttaatcaactATTCATTGTTAAACTAAgaagttttttcaaaataaataatatcaaaaaaaacttaaaataaaaatttatttaagaaagcaaatttgtaaaaaatttaatttggaaaaaaaaatagaaaatttagctgttttttctattatataaatgcttatttctATTATGCAACGAATGTTGGatcattaaatagttttttttttaatttcaccaGACTTTTATactattaatttgatttttccatcatttcagttttattttaaaattttaatttttaatttaaagatattttttttagttgtatgTTAGTTCCACTGTACTGCTCGTAGTTGACAGTAACTAAATAGATTTAATTGCTTAATACTTTGGTTAATTTACAGAAAcactaataaaaatcaaaccagcccaaaaaaaagtatcaaaaattatcaataaaCTAAAGATTTTGACGTCAAATGCACATGGAAAtgattctaaatttaaaatatctttgttaatttgaaaaaatggttCTGAAtgcttttcttatttatttattgcttaattttcaATCATACTTTGCTTCTTTCAATtctatttttagttttgtatgTCTTTGCTTTTGTAATTCTTACAATAATATTTGGAATGACATGCGGTACCGATGAGATTACTCACCCATTCGCAATAACTTCGGGACATTCGCCAATAGCTTTGATGAGCGACTGATTCGTTTCACGTATACAATTGAGCACGCACATGAGAAACTCGTGCGCATCCTGCTGCTGATTGCCCTCGAATGTGGCATTCACATCCTGTATGGCATGCAGCAATGTATCCGCATGATAGGGCTCACTCGAGTCGGCCATTTCGTTGCCATGCAGGCTGTGATAAAGTTCGTGCAGCTTTTCGCTAACTGACTGGAGACTTGACTTGCTGGaaccactgccactgccattggtagtgctgctattgttgtatGACTCTGTGGTGGCCAGATCCTTGCTGCTCCAGCTCCTTGCATGCTCCAATTGAACGCCGCCGCTTACATTGCGGCCCAGTGAGGCGGACTTGGCGTTATGCTGCCGTAATATTGTCTGTTGCACCACATTCAAGTCGTGGATGAGATGATGTAGATTATGCAAGAAATGCGGAGCAAATCGTAGCGTATACACAACAGAGTTCAAATAGCATGTATTGCCAATATTGCACAGTGTGCCCATCACTGGAACATGATTCAATGCAGCTCCGCCGCTGCCATTGACTCCTGTGGCAGCGCCAGCGCTAGTGCTGCTCGAACTGCTGCCACCTGTGGGCACATAATACTGATGACCCTGCAGCTCAGCAACTTCGACATCGCTGCCGCCAGATGCATTGCCAACTCGCAGGCCATTGCCACCAACCACATAACCATTGGCCACACGACGCTGCTCATCGCTGGTCGTTTGGTAGCGTCTATCGTAGAGTGACATGGTGCTGCTGCGTTTGC
The genomic region above belongs to Drosophila innubila isolate TH190305 chromosome 3R unlocalized genomic scaffold, UK_Dinn_1.0 2_E_3R, whole genome shotgun sequence and contains:
- the LOC117791381 gene encoding ubiquitin carboxyl-terminal hydrolase 1, translated to MHEYDIYELKEDQARLPNGRNLNCSKQLKILLKKQTEEILASISPNKSGQNEVLSLKSALTHSAIYPEVQQLEDQVVQPLKTAHSESETISKRKRRVYVAEPSRCASLRSRQPVTVVVAAAPEKSLTPPPAQASPTPTEATEDKYIKPDQFKPEFWNRIEEEPEVKSTGKKRRGGGGVACRNRKRRNRLEIDTNFSPETAAAIAAAQIELDSAKPASRAFRKRKRSSTMSLYDRRYQTTSDEQRRVANGYVVGGNGLRVGNASGGSDVEVAELQGHQYYVPTGGSSSSSTSAGAATGVNGSGGAALNHVPVMGTLCNIGNTCYLNSVVYTLRFAPHFLHNLHHLIHDLNVVQQTILRQHNAKSASLGRNVSGGVQLEHARSWSSKDLATTESYNNSSTTNGSGSGSSKSSLQSVSEKLHELYHSLHGNEMADSSEPYHADTLLHAIQDVNATFEGNQQQDAHEFLMCVLNCIRETNQSLIKAIGECPEVIANGYIANPDETDTVDALERSDVGNHALLSAFGNGSITTSQTQSTTTTTKTSFFSRKSKRKDEVKSSKANRVQSPLKDNSPTTSSGSMPPPHAASNSLFYLNTVDLSGASAVAATPAPGPAPASASAPVSSNAPASAKYSSDDEMNTASLLKDKMRLEERIRELNLNFFSSDFEGIVVLTTKCLSCETITRQKQGMLDISVPVPISGYDNAELQEKPSSYIQNSCITREYFRGDNKYSCNQCTGYTEAIRSISYEVLPRLLVIQLNRFSGGMEKVSTYVPTTFTLPCFCAKCCELSDANKLHVYKLYSVITHVGATLTVGHYIAYTCFLDLASDYMNCPKDRRNTTTSTQQQQHQSTSGSNENAAPSNNGSSSIASTPVSAAASALASSGTSLIKKMKFGRSKASSSGDMSKNVKQLNGYTSKTITNGIGKLSMNTTCHGVNCCAMRLCCSQQTGGVGSNSASSSEFSEESLQNGSNSNLSYGSCVAYPTGYGSTGRGGVKANYAHNQGSTEPIWYMCDDDKIKAMTQREFEDLLSPTRKITITPYLLFYARFDLQPAAAQQTPSKPCASSTPPPPAPQSSWSNDNLQSGLHKI